A window from Cryptomeria japonica chromosome 1, Sugi_1.0, whole genome shotgun sequence encodes these proteins:
- the LOC131036635 gene encoding uncharacterized protein LOC131036635, translating into MDWSQATIPTGKQRVILQPEPKSKFTVFPSDDPRAQILYHDCQFGNYMILSDNEVEEDSSQIEGKESLWLMEFDISCATLGSGVGVVLIAPSGNPIPFSFELEFKNTNNIAEYEALLLGLTEAKRLGVKLLRAKGDAELIIKQVRGLFIVKNERLKHYRNRVWDEIEDFNAFSIEAIPRELNSKVDSLAVSASLLVPHPEFVEDIYRVELIY; encoded by the coding sequence atggattggtctcaagccacaattCCTACTGGCAAACAGCGAGTCATCCTGCAGCCTGAACCAAAGTCCAAATTCACTGTTTTCCCATCTGATGACCCTAGAGCCCAGATTTTGTATCATGATTGtcaatttggaaactacatgattttgtctGACAATGAGGTAGAGGAGGATTCATCTCAAATTGAGGGAAAAGAAAGCCTGTGGCTAATGGAGTTTGATATTAGTTGTGCAACGTTAGGTTCTGGTGTAGGGGTAGTGTTAATAGCACCTTCTGGCAATCCTATTCCTTTTTCTTTTGAGCtagaattcaaaaataccaacaatatagCTGAGTATGAGGCTTTGTTGTTAGGTTTAACTGAAGCTAAGAGATTGGGCGTGAAACTCTTGCGGGCTAAAGGAGATGCTGAACTAATTATAAAACAGGTCAGAGGGTTATTTATTGTTAAAAATGAGAGGCTGAAACACTATCGGAATAGAGTTTGGGACGAAATCGAGGATTTCAATGCATTTTCCATTGAAGCAATACCCAGAGAATTGAACTCAAAAGTAGATTCATTAGCAGTCTCAGCTTCATTGCTAGTCCCACATCCTGAATTTGTTGAGGATATTTATAGGGTAGAGTTGATATATTGA
- the LOC131876445 gene encoding uncharacterized protein LOC131876445, which yields MFSAMYFEGLDAECKEFSLERAKELPDGIMQLKGNKIPKGLVSLEHLFDHNDAYKNNKGVKFRRAMELSFGHLKDKIIVVYLDDLTVFSKRRKHHLRDLRQVLQRCRKNGVSLNLKKLVFGVIEETTRYIMNLMSEKQVFKWSEEGKKAFTSIKNAIGQAPVLVNPDFSIDFVIYCYASEHTMSGILLRKNEDNDEVPISFMHVPLKKHELKYSIMEKQAYAVVKEFNLEIRPTKLVRGHGLCKLIAESKEEVTEELPLVLFVGLQDSWFVDVAYYLTYGDCPEHLSMKEKRNLRLKAANNCLKDLEELLLLARNVQGRLCMGGQTTSEIICNFLKENILVRFGVPLKIVADNATNFSSTEISLFCYDHGISLAHSSDYYPKGNDKAESSNKNLINIMKKLVSENFKDWHKKLYEALWADCTSPKRAIGMSPFELVYGVGAQVALPLELAATKLKMVIKDVYFQSSLEKRIMHLTKIDEERDKLVDRIIEHQMRVKRIFDKQARPRKFIQGDQVLLWDRRREPKGSHAKFESLWKGPFLIHEVKGPNSFKLAHLDGTVLHLTYNGQDLKLYQL from the exons ATGTTTTCTGCCATGTATTTTGAAGGTTTAGATGCAGAGTGCAAAGAATTTTCACTAGAACGAGCCAAGGAGTTGCCTGATGGAATCATGCagttgaaaggaaacaagatccctaaaGGGTTGGTTTCTTTGGAGCATCTATTTGATCATAATGATGCCTACAAGAATAATAAAG GAGTGAAATTTCGGCGAGCTATGGAATTGTCCTTTGGTCACTTAAAGGATAAGATCATTGTTGTATATCTGGATGACTTGACAgtgttctcaaaaagaaggaaacaTCACCTGCGGGACCTGAGACAAGTGTTGCAGAGGTGCCGCAAGAATGGGGTATCCTTGAACTTGAAGAAGTTGGTATTTGGAGTCATAGAGG AAACTACCAGATACATTATGAATTTGATGAGTGAGAAACAAGTTTTCAAATGGAGTGAGGAAGGGAAGAAAGCGTTCACCTCAATAAAGAATGCTATCGGTCAGGCACCTGTCCTAGTTAATCCCGATTTCAGTATAGATTTTGTTATCTACTGCTATGCCTCAGAGCACACTATGTCAGGGATTTTGTTACGGAAaaatgaggataatgatgaggtCCCTATATCATTCATGCACGTACCCCTGAAAAAGCATGaactaaaatattcaataatggaaaaacaagcatatgcgGTCGTGAAG GAGTTCAATTTAGAAATTAGACCCACAAAGTTGGTAAGGGGGCATGGTTTGTGCAAACTGATTGCTGAAAGCAAGGAGGAAGTGACAGAGGAATTGCCTTTAGTCCTATTTGTTGGTCTTCAAGATTCTTGGTTTGTAGATGTAGCCTATTATTTGACGTATGGAGATTGCCCAGAACATCTTTCTATGAAAGAGAAGAGGAACTTGAGGCTAAAAGCTGCTAA TAACTGCCTAAAAGATCTTGAGGAACTATTATTATTGGCTAGGAATGTTCAAGGACGCCTATGCATGGGTGGCCAg ACAACCTCAGAGATTATttgtaattttctgaaagagaacatCCTAGTTCGATTTGGAGTTCCGTTAAAAATTGTAGCTGATAATGCTACCAATTTCTCCTCTACTGAAATTTctttgttttgctatgatcatggaatcTCTCTTGCTCACTCATCTGATTATTATCCTAAGGGAAACGACAAGGCTGAAtccagtaataaaaatctcattaatatcatgaaaaaattagtgagTGAGAATTTTAAGGATTGGCATAAGAAACTGTATGAAGCCCTTTGGGCCGACTGTACATCACCAAAGAGGGCAATTGGGatgtctccatttgaattggtctatggtGTTGGTGCTCAGGTAGCACTTCCTTTGGAGCTGGCAGCTACCAAACTAAAAATGGTTATTAAAGATGTTTATTTCCAGAGTTCTCTAGAAAAGCGGATCATGCACCTGACAAAgattgatgaagaaagggataaaCTAGTGGACCGGATAATAGAACACCAGATGAGGGTGAAAAGGATATTTGACAAGCAAGCAAGGCCTCGAAAGTTCATCCAGGGTGATCAGGTACTGCTCTGGGATAGAAGAAGAGAGCCCAAGGGATCACATGCCAAGTTCGAGTCACTCTGGAAGGgaccattcttgattcatgaggtaaagggaccaaattctttcaaactTGCACATCTGGATGGTACTGTTCTTCATTTGACTTATAATGGTcaagatttgaaattatatcaactgTAA